Proteins co-encoded in one Gossypium arboreum isolate Shixiya-1 chromosome 11, ASM2569848v2, whole genome shotgun sequence genomic window:
- the LOC108453160 gene encoding nuclear transcription factor Y subunit C-2-like, with product MDRSEQTEQQQQQQQSVMGVVAGTGPMGYSTGPYQAAPVAASGTPATAVPSPTQPPATFSGSPHQLAYQQAQQFHHQQQQQQHQQLQMFWANQMQEIEHASDFKNHSLPLARIKKIMKADEDVRMISAEAPVIFAKACEIFVLELTLRSWIHTEENKRRTLQKNDIAAAISRTDVFDFLVDIIPRDELKEEGLGVTKATIPFVGSPTDMPYYYVPQHPVGHAGMTMGKPVDQAALYPGQQPRPPVAFVPWPHGQPQPPQPQQSEQQQSDS from the coding sequence ATGGACCGATCTGAGCAAACTGAACAACAGCAGCAGCAGCAACAGTCTGTGATGGGAGTTGTAGCCGGTACTGGACCAATGGGTTATTCTACTGGTCCTTATCAAGCTGCTCCTGTGGCTGCTTCCGGCACTCCAGCAACGGCAGTCCCTTCACCAACTCAGCCTCCGGCTACTTTCTCTGGTTCTCCGCACCAACTTGCCTACCAACAAGCTCAACAATTCCACCACCAACAGCAACAGCAACAACACCAACAGCTTCAAATGTTTTGGGCCAACCAAATGCAAGAAATTGAGCATGCATCGGACTTCAAGAACCACAGTCTCCCGCTCGCACGGATCAAAAAGATAATGAAAGCAGACGAAGATGTGCGAATGATATCGGCGGAAGCTCCTGTTATTTTCGCGAAAGCTTGTGAAATCTTTGTCTTGGAACTGACCTTACGATCTTGGATCCATACAGAAGAGAACAAAAGGAGGACGTTACAAAAGAACGACATCGCAGCTGCCATTTCACGGACAGATGTCTTTGATTTCTTAGTTGATATTATCCCGAGGGACGAGTTAAAAGAAGAGGGACTCGGGGTCACCAAGGCCACCATTCCTTTCGTTGGTTCGCCGACCGATATGCCATACTATTATGTCCCACAACATCCGGTGGGGCACGCAGGGATGACAATGGGAAAGCCAGTTGATCAAGCTGCATTGTATCCCGGCCAACAGCCTCGACCGCCTGTGGCTTTCGTTCCATGGCCCCATGGTCAGCCACAGCCACCGCAGCCGCAGCAATCTGAGCAGCAGCAAAGTGATTCTTGA
- the LOC108453159 gene encoding hypothetical protein At1g04090-like, whose product MYVCDLLILNMVSMGNCLTLHRKRKKALPIETVFKLPSPLPTWPPGEGFAKGIIDLGGLQVCQISTFTKVWVTYQGGPDDLGATFFEPSLIPDGFHMLASYGQSNNRLLSGSVLVAKDDTDNQDLLIRPVDYSLIWTSESLGMKQDTNGYIWLPIAPEGYHALGHVVTNTEHKPPIDKIRCARSDFTDEIENQTWIWGLGKESNANELNYFTIMPMNRGPQQMAVCVGSFIAQNPNNPSLSHTPLACLRNKKPNYLSSMPNIQQIETLFQAYSPLIYFHPKETYLPSSVNWFFINGGLLYTKGDESNPVPIEPTGSNLPLGGSNDGNYWLDLPIDKPSKEKVKKGDLKETQVYLHVKPMLGATYTDIQIWVFYPFNGGAKAKAVFINIPLGKIGEHVGDWEHLTLRISNFTGELQSVYFSAHSGGSWVTVSELEFNGVNKPCTYSSLHGHAMYSKPGLVLQGKGTIGIRNDTAKSKILMDTGVGFELVAGEYLGNSVVEPPWLNYCREWGPKVSYDLGDEIKKVGKLLPGIEKFMKSLPKEVLGEEGPTGPKMKRSWDGVEV is encoded by the coding sequence GTGAAGGGTTTGCAAAGGGAATTATTGATCTTGGTGGACTACAAGTATGTCAAATATCGACTTTTACAAAAGTGTGGGTGACCTACCAAGGCGGACCAGATGATCTCGGTGCTACTTTTTTCGAACCGTCATTGATACCAGATGGATTTCACATGCTAGCTAGCTATGGGCAGTCGAACAACCGGTTGCTTTCAGGGTCAGTTCTTGTTGCAAAAGATGACACCGACAATCAAGATTTGCTAATACGACCAGTCGATTACAGCCTAATCTGGACCAGTGAATCGTTAGGTATGAAGCAAGACACCAATGGGTACATTTGGTTACCAATTGCTCCTGAAGGATATCATGCATTAGGTCACGTTGTTACCAACACTGAACACAAGCCACCTATTGATAAAATCCGTTGTGCTCGATCTGATTTCACCGACGAAATTGAGAATCAAACATGGATTTGGGGACTTGGGAAGGAAAGCAATGCAAATGAGCTTAACTATTTCACTATAATGCCGATGAATCGAGGACCTCAACAAATGGCTGTCTGTGTAGGCTCATTTATAGCTCAAAATCCTAATAATCCATCCCTTTCACATACCCCTTTAGCTTGCTTGAGAAACAAGAAACCTAATTATCTTTCTTCAATGCCTAACATACAACAAATTGAAACATTGTTTCAAGCTTATTCGCCATTGATTTACTTCCACCCTAAGGAAACCTATCTTCCATCATCAGTCAACTGGTTTTTCATCAATGGCGGATTACTATACACAAAAGGGGATGAGTCAAATCCAGTCCCGATCGAACCAACCGGTTCGAACCTTCCCCTAGGTGGTTCAAACGATGGAAACTATTGGCTAGATCTCCCCATCGACAAACCATCAAAAGAGAAAGTGAAAAAAGGAGATTTAAAGGAAACCCAAGTTTATTTACACGTAAAACCCATGTTGGGTGCAACATATACAGATATTCAGATATGGGTTTTTTACCCTTTCAACGGCGGAGCCAAAGCCAAAGCGGTATTCATCAACATACCGTTAGGAAAGATCGGAGAACATGTCGGCGATTGGGAACACCTAACTTTGAGAATCAGCAACTTCACCGGCGAATTACAAAGTGTGTATTTCTCAGCTCACAGTGGAGGCTCATGGGTGACCGTGTCAGAGCTGGAATTCAACGGCGTAAACAAGCCGTGCACGTATTCATCATTGCACGGGCATGCTATGTATTCGAAACCGGGGCTGGTTTTGCAAGGAAAAGGAACAATTGGGATCCGTAACGATACTGCTAAGAGCAAGATTTTAATGGATACCGGGGTGGGATTTGAGTTAGTTGCCGGGGAGTATTTGGGGAACAGTGTTGTTGAACCACCATGGTTGAATTATTGCAGGGAATGGGGGCCAAAGGTGAGCTATGATTTGGGTGATGAGATTAAGAAAGTGGGGAAATTGTTGCCTGGAATTGAGAAATTTATGAAAAGCTTGCCAAAGGAAGTTTTAGGGGAAGAAGGGCCCACTGGACCTAAGATGAAAAGGAGTTGGGATGGGGTTGAGGTTTAA
- the LOC108453754 gene encoding glyceraldehyde-3-phosphate dehydrogenase GAPCP1, chloroplastic-like, with protein MAFSSLFRSTAAASASLIEAASDRSDLYLSPSDRLKVSSLGFGGNFNSFFGASVSTRSSSLQKCNSRSIQPIKATATEIPPTVPKSRSSGKTKIGINGFGRIGRLVLRIATSRDDIDVVAVNDPFIDAKYMAYMFKYDSTHGPFKGTIRVVDESTLEINGKQIQVVSKRDPAEIPWGDYGAEFVVESSGVFTTLAKASAHMKGGAKKVVISAPSADAPMFVVGVNENTYNPSMDIVSNASCTTNCLAPLAKVVHEEFGIIEGLMTTVHATTATQKTVDGPSMKDWRGGRGAGQNIIPSSTGAAKAVGKVLPELNGKLTGMAFRVPTPNVSVVDLTCRLQKSASYEDVKAVMKYAAEGPLKGILGYTDEDVVSNDFVGDSRSSIFDAKAGIGLSKSFMKLVSWYDNEWGYSNRVLDLIEHIALVGATRD; from the exons ATGGCTTTTTCTTCTCTCTTCAGATCCACCGCCGCCGCCTCCGCCTCTCTCATCGAGGCCGCCTCCGATCGGTCTGACCTATATCTCTCACCCTCTGATCGCCTCAAG GTTTCCAGCCTTGGTTTTGGTGGAAATTTCAACTCCTTTTTTGGTGCCTCTGTTTCAACTAGATCTTCTTCATTACA gaaATGCAACTCAAGGAGCATCCAGCCCATCAAAGCTACAGCTACTGAAATTCCTCCTACAGTTCCAA AGTCACGGAGCAGTGGCAAGACAAAGATTGGAATCAATG GTTTTGGTCGGATTGGAAGGTTGGTTTTACGAATAGCAACCTCAAGGGATGATATTGATGTAGTAGCTGTCAATGATCCTTTTATTGATGCCAAGTACATG GCTTATATGTTCAAATATGATTCAACTCATGGACCCTTTAAGGGAACTATCAGAGTTGTGGATGAGTCCACATTGGAAATTAACGGCAAGCAAATACAGGTTGTAAGCAAAAG GGACCCTGCAGAGATCCCTTGGGGTGATTATGGGGCTGAGTTTGTTGTTGAGTCATCTGGTGTTTTCACCACATTAGCTAAGGCTTCAGCACATATGAAG GGTGGTGCCAAAAAAGTTGTAATTTCAGCTCCTTCAGCAGATGCACCTATGTTTGTGGTGGGAGTAAATGAGAATACCTACAATCCGAGCATGGACATAGTTTCTAATGCTAGTTGCACTACCAATTGTCTAGCTCCACTTGCCAAG GTGGTCCATGAGGAATTCGGTATCATAGAGGGTTTAATGACAACTGTCCACGCAACTACAG CAACTCAGAAGACTGTTGATGGCCCTTCAATGAAGGACTGGAGAGGAGGTAGAGGAGCTGGCCAAAATATTATCCCTAGTTCAACTGGTGCTGCAAAG GCTGTTGGAAAAGTTCTTCCTGAACTTAATGGAAAGCTTACTGGAATGGCATTCCGTGTTCCTACACCCAACGTCTCTGTTGTGGATTTAACTTGTCGACTTCAGAAGAGTGCCTCCTATGAGGATGTCAAAGCAGTCATGAA GTATGCTGCAGAGGGGCCACTTAAAGGCATTCTTGGATACACAGATGAAGATGTTGTCTCTAATGATTTTGTTGGTGATTCGAG GTCAAGCATTTTTGATGCGAAAGCCGGAATAGGGTTAAGTAAATCTTTCATGAAGCTTGTTTCATGGTATGACAATGAATGGGGTTACAG TAACCGAGTACTTGACCTAATCGAGCACATTGCACTAGTAGGAGCAACTCGCGACTGA